Below is a genomic region from Bacillus sp. (in: firmicutes).
TATCCAAACAACAAAAAATCCTTTACAATGGAAGTACAGGTGGTTCCTGTCCAAATCCAATAGTAAAGGATAACCAATATGGACAAGAATACACTAATTTCATCATTTGGTAAATGGGTTTCATCCCTTAATATTCAAAAACTTACTGAACAAGTTAATGAACATAAACAAGATTACTATACAAAGAAGCTAACAACTGAGGCCTATATAAAACTTATGCTCGTTGCGCAACTTCACGAATTCGAAAGCTTAGAAGAAATAAGTGACGCACTCTTAGATGAAGATCTTCAAAAAGTACTTGGATTTGAATCAATAAGCACTTCACAGTTATCGTAGACGATAAGGAAGCCATGTATGTTTTTGACCACGGATATGTAGACTATGAACGGTTTGATCGGATGACTGATGATGGTTATTTCTTCGTTTCAAGACTGAAGAAAAATGCAGTTATTCGTGAAGTATATTCTTTTTCACTTCCCGATGATTGTCTCGTTTTATCCGATAAAATGGTTTACCAAGCAGCACGTTGAAATTAAGCACTTTTATGGTATGAGTGAGACTGCTATTCAAAATCAAATTTTCCTAGCACTCATGGCATACTGCTTAAATGTCCTTATTCAGCTAGAGGTGAATAGTAAAAAATCACTTCTTCGAATCGCGCGTTGGTTAAAAAGGGCTCTCTGGAAACCATCCTATGTTTGGGTAAGAAAGTTTGATGGACGTTCAAGCCCATAAATTTGCCTATATTGTTGTCGCAATGGTCAATTTGTATTTTATTTGATTTAATATATATTTTTACTAAATAGACAGTGCCACCTTTCTTTAGGTTTTGACTTTTTGGCTCAAAACCGGAGAAGGTTGTTTGCTGAAAATTCCAATAATATTTATGCAATACTAGTGATCGACATTATTAAAATTATTTGTATTTCAAATAACTATAGTTACTTAATGCAGCTAGAGAGAGTTTACATTTGAAAAGAGGTGAATTTTATTTTGACTGAGAAGTATTTTAAAATAATCAGATTACTTGTTTATGGTTTAATTCTAAGCGGGATAATAGGTGTTATTTCTTCTGTTTTTTTAATTTTAGTTAATGGCTTGTCGGATTTTTTATGGACTGACATATCTAATAAATTAAAAGTACCTTCTATTTATACATTTTTTTTAAGTGTTTTTGGTGGTATTTTAGTAGGTGTTAGCAGGTATAAGTGGGGGAATTTACCGAAAGTAGCTAATGATGCTATTGTAGAATTAAAAACAACACAAAGAATTGACTATTCATATGTATATTTCAATTTTTTAATTGCTTTTTTAATTTTAACCTTTGGTGCAAGTGTAGGTCCTGCAGCAGCCATATTAAATTCTGTTATTGCGTTATCGATATGGCAGGGAGATAAAATGCGTTACTTTTATTTTTCCTACAACGAATGGAAAAAGGAATCTTGGTTAATTAGACTAAAAAAATTAGCGTTACCTCATAACTACCTTATTCCTTATAATCCTAATCGGGCTCCTAAAGAGAAAAAAATGATTTTATTTAAGAATTTATTATATATGCTATTTATCGTTAATGGTATAGTGACCTTTATGTTTTTAATTAAAATATCAGAACAACCCCCTTTTGTGACAAAGTTAGGGGAAACTAGTTGGGGGTTGAATGAATTGCTTCTTTTCATTCCTTTGGTTTTGTTTGGTATTTTGTTTAGTAGACTTTATGAACTAATGGAAAAAGCAATGGATAAATTCTTTTCTAAAATCAATGATAAAATAATTTTAAGTGCTGTTATCGGTGGCATTGGTATTGGTTTGATGTCTTTAATTGCTCCTAATCTACTTTTTTCCGGCCAACTTTCTATGCTAGCTTTACCAAGTTTAGTACCGACACTTTCGATTGCTACTTTAATTTTGGGTTCTGTTTTAAAACTGATTTTTATGGAGTTTTGTTTAAAGTCAGGCTGGGTTGGTGGAAATGTTTTACCCGTTATATTTGCTTCTATTTTACAAGGCTACGCTATCGCAACTTTTTTTCCACAATTGGATATGCTTTTTATCGTAGCTGTTATAGGTAGTAGTGCTTCGATCGCTATTTTAAAGATGCCGTTAATTGTAGGACTGGCTCTAATGCTATTTTTCCCGAAAGAGTTAGCCCCAGTTATATTAATCACTGTGGTTTTATTTGTTTGGTTAAGTAAAATGAGTAAAAAACTTCCACAAAAAATAACTGCTTAATTTTAGTTGGAGATGCTGGTTCGAAATTAGTCTGGATTATAACGAAAAGTTGAACAACTGGGTGACGTAAAACCTACCTTGGTAGTGGAAACTTTGCTAATTCTTTCTTGATCTTGCGCGTACCATAGTTATTACGGCTTGCTTTAAAATGACGTTCTCCATTTGTAAACGTTGGTTTTCTTTGCGAAGACGTATGAGTTCATTTTCTTGTTCTGTTCGATTATCTTTCGCATCGAAAGAACCCGTTTCACGATGGTTTTTAATCCAGTGATCTAAAGCCAAAGGAGTAATATCATATTCTCTGACAATATCCGCACGCAATTTGCCGTTCTCATAAAGCTTGACTAATTGAAGTTTAAAATCGGATGTAAAAGTTTAACGTTGACGTGTCATAACAGCACGTTCCTTAAAGCGATTCATTTGCCTTTGTGATTCTAAAACCACAAAAAAATCTAATTTTTCCTGTTTTGCTTTGATCAAAGTTAATAGCTAATCCCTTTACTATCAAGGGGTTGGCTATTTTTAGTGTACCCGCCGACATGGGCTGGCTATATCTTGGTGGTAAAAATCGACTTGCATAATCCACTTTCATTTTTAATTAATAAAATATTGATTAAATAAAAAATATGTCACAAAACAGCTCTTTGAACTGTTATAAGGGTACAGTCGACTGATAAATAATAGGGAGGTGAGTCTATGGAGGAAATAGACATTGGGAAAAGGTTTGTTAATGGCGTAGAAGATGAATTGGAAAAGATAATCA
It encodes:
- a CDS encoding chloride channel protein — protein: MTEKYFKIIRLLVYGLILSGIIGVISSVFLILVNGLSDFLWTDISNKLKVPSIYTFFLSVFGGILVGVSRYKWGNLPKVANDAIVELKTTQRIDYSYVYFNFLIAFLILTFGASVGPAAAILNSVIALSIWQGDKMRYFYFSYNEWKKESWLIRLKKLALPHNYLIPYNPNRAPKEKKMILFKNLLYMLFIVNGIVTFMFLIKISEQPPFVTKLGETSWGLNELLLFIPLVLFGILFSRLYELMEKAMDKFFSKINDKIILSAVIGGIGIGLMSLIAPNLLFSGQLSMLALPSLVPTLSIATLILGSVLKLIFMEFCLKSGWVGGNVLPVIFASILQGYAIATFFPQLDMLFIVAVIGSSASIAILKMPLIVGLALMLFFPKELAPVILITVVLFVWLSKMSKKLPQKITA